From the Gammaproteobacteria bacterium genome, one window contains:
- a CDS encoding dimethyl sulfoxide reductase anchor subunit, whose protein sequence is MQPALSIIFFTVVSGAGLGLFIVLSVAGLFGRPQTEAALLACAAGLVLTTLGLVSSTLHLANPKNAWRAFSRFKTSWLAREAVLAIVFYPLALAYTALWWARGNALDNPVWVAVSLLIGLIALATVFSTGMIYACLKTIRQWHTPLTPVNYVVLALMTGHLLMLALQDLAGGPVSAYEMEIALGLLAAGALVKLAYYAWIAPPQGPTINTATGFTRANVRLLDVGHGAGTFLTEEFGFQLARERRVLLRWCVFLLGFALPALLMLGGLAQALAVRPAALSALALALAGIFIERWLFFAEAQHVVNLYHGRRQT, encoded by the coding sequence ATGCAACCGGCCCTGTCCATCATTTTTTTCACGGTCGTCTCCGGCGCCGGGCTGGGGCTGTTCATTGTGCTGTCCGTCGCCGGGCTGTTCGGCAGGCCGCAGACGGAGGCGGCGCTGCTGGCGTGCGCCGCCGGCCTCGTGCTGACGACGTTAGGCCTGGTTTCCTCGACGCTGCATCTCGCCAACCCGAAGAATGCGTGGCGCGCGTTCAGCCGTTTCAAAACTTCGTGGCTGGCGCGCGAGGCTGTGCTCGCCATCGTCTTCTATCCGCTGGCGCTCGCCTACACGGCGCTGTGGTGGGCGCGCGGCAACGCCCTCGACAACCCGGTGTGGGTGGCGGTGTCGCTGCTGATTGGCCTGATTGCGCTGGCCACGGTGTTCTCGACCGGCATGATTTACGCATGCCTGAAGACCATCCGCCAGTGGCACACGCCGCTGACGCCGGTCAATTATGTCGTGCTGGCGCTGATGACCGGCCACCTGCTGATGCTGGCGCTGCAAGACCTTGCGGGCGGCCCGGTCAGCGCCTACGAGATGGAGATTGCGCTCGGCCTGCTGGCCGCCGGCGCGCTGGTGAAACTGGCTTACTACGCATGGATTGCGCCGCCGCAGGGGCCGACCATCAACACGGCGACCGGGTTCACGCGCGCCAATGTGCGCCTGCTGGATGTCGGGCACGGCGCCGGGACTTTTCTGACCGAGGAATTCGGCTTCCAGTTGGCGCGCGAAAGGCGCGTGCTGCTGCGCTGGTGCGTCTTCCTGCTGGGCTTTGCGCTGCCGGCGCTGCTGATGCTCGGCGGCCTCGCACAGGCGCTGGCGGTGCGGCCCGCGGCGCTGTCGGCGCTGGCGCTGGCGCTCGCCGGCATCTTCATCGAGCGCTGGCTGTTCTTCGCCGAGGCGCAGCATGTCGTGAATCTCTATCACGGCAGGCGGCAGACCTGA
- a CDS encoding UDP-glucose/GDP-mannose dehydrogenase family protein, with protein sequence MTGAPGMNIVVVGAGYVGLVCGACFAQWGNRVTCVDIDAGKIRRLNAGDVPIHEPGLEPLIAANVRDGRLFFTDRCDDARAAQARAPVQAVFIAVDTPPGDDGRPDRSAVLAAAGDAVPAFGGHTVVAVKSTVPVGTCGAVREAVAQAMARDGGAAPLAAQFDVVSNPEFLREGRAVDDFMRPDRVVIGADNAAGRDVLCDLYRPLAAQGVEFVHTSSAGAELIKYGANAFLAAKVGLVNEIADLCEALGLNIGEVAAGIGLDPRIGADFLRPGPGFGGSCFPKDTLGLLAAARGHDVALPILESVVRSNEARKQGLAERVRRALGGLSGKTVAVLGLAFKADTDDVRCSPALDLVAGLLRGGAAVKAFDPAGMDQARRLLRDVEYCTSALDAAAGADALVVHTDWEEFAALDWGRVKSAMRGAVVYDFRNLCELSRMRELGFHYFPVGGAPLVPEKN encoded by the coding sequence ATGACCGGCGCACCCGGCATGAACATCGTCGTTGTCGGCGCCGGCTATGTCGGGCTGGTTTGCGGCGCCTGCTTCGCGCAGTGGGGCAACCGCGTAACCTGCGTGGACATTGACGCCGGCAAGATACGCCGCCTCAACGCCGGCGATGTGCCGATTCACGAGCCGGGCCTGGAACCGCTGATTGCGGCCAATGTCCGCGACGGGCGGCTGTTTTTCACCGACCGCTGCGACGATGCGCGCGCCGCGCAGGCGCGGGCGCCTGTGCAGGCGGTCTTCATCGCGGTGGATACGCCGCCCGGCGACGACGGGCGCCCCGACCGGTCGGCGGTGCTGGCGGCGGCGGGCGATGCGGTGCCGGCGTTTGGCGGGCACACGGTGGTCGCCGTCAAATCCACCGTGCCGGTGGGCACCTGCGGCGCGGTGCGCGAGGCGGTGGCGCAGGCGATGGCGCGGGATGGCGGTGCGGCGCCGCTTGCCGCACAATTTGATGTGGTGTCCAATCCCGAGTTTCTGCGCGAAGGGCGGGCGGTGGACGACTTCATGCGCCCCGACCGCGTTGTCATCGGCGCCGACAATGCCGCGGGCCGCGATGTGTTGTGCGACCTCTACCGGCCACTGGCCGCGCAGGGTGTTGAATTTGTGCACACGAGCAGCGCCGGCGCCGAGTTAATCAAGTACGGCGCCAACGCCTTTCTTGCGGCCAAAGTCGGCCTCGTCAACGAAATCGCCGATTTGTGCGAGGCGCTGGGGCTGAACATCGGCGAGGTCGCCGCGGGCATCGGCCTGGACCCGCGCATCGGCGCCGACTTTCTGCGGCCCGGGCCGGGGTTCGGTGGCTCGTGCTTTCCGAAAGACACGCTCGGGCTGCTGGCCGCCGCGCGCGGGCACGATGTGGCGCTGCCGATACTGGAAAGCGTCGTGCGCTCAAACGAGGCCCGCAAGCAGGGCCTGGCGGAACGGGTGCGGCGCGCGCTCGGCGGCCTGTCCGGCAAGACCGTCGCGGTGCTGGGGCTTGCCTTCAAGGCCGACACCGACGATGTGCGGTGTTCGCCCGCTCTCGACCTGGTCGCCGGCCTGCTGCGCGGCGGCGCGGCGGTGAAAGCCTTCGACCCCGCCGGCATGGACCAGGCGCGGCGCCTGCTGCGCGATGTGGAATACTGCACAAGCGCCCTCGACGCGGCGGCGGGCGCCGACGCGCTGGTTGTGCACACCGACTGGGAGGAGTTTGCGGCGCTCGACTGGGGGCGCGTCAAAAGCGCGATGCGCGGGGCCGTCGTGTATGATTTCAGGAACCTGTGCGAGTTGTCGCGGATGCGCGAACTCGGGTTCCATTATTTTCCGGTCGGCGGCGCGCCGCTTGTTCCGGAG
- a CDS encoding 4Fe-4S dicluster domain-containing protein has translation MKLGLVIDLDTCVGCNACAVACKQWNTSGTTGPLSDYRPFGKDPSGVWFNRIRHYEVGDYPDSKTVHFPMSCMHCEDADCVTVCPTGASWKRPEDGIVLVDQDKCMGCNYCAWACPYGARELDREDGVMKKCTLCVDRIYDEELPEPERQPACVLTCPTHARFFGDLDDPDSEVSTLVRERDGGQLMPELGYNPTNLYLKPRKAAQVPPHDAPAGAGGGDGDGGNGGGLAERVKNWVNRAVAR, from the coding sequence ATGAAACTGGGGCTGGTCATTGATCTCGACACCTGCGTCGGCTGCAACGCCTGCGCGGTGGCGTGCAAGCAATGGAACACATCCGGCACGACCGGGCCGCTGTCCGACTACCGGCCCTTCGGCAAGGACCCTTCCGGCGTGTGGTTCAACCGCATCCGCCATTACGAGGTCGGCGACTATCCCGACAGCAAGACCGTTCACTTCCCGATGTCGTGCATGCATTGCGAAGACGCCGACTGCGTAACCGTGTGCCCCACCGGCGCCTCGTGGAAACGTCCCGAGGACGGCATCGTGCTGGTGGACCAGGACAAGTGCATGGGCTGCAACTACTGCGCCTGGGCGTGCCCGTACGGCGCGCGCGAACTCGACCGCGAGGACGGCGTGATGAAAAAATGCACGCTTTGCGTTGACCGCATCTACGACGAGGAACTGCCGGAACCGGAACGCCAGCCGGCCTGCGTGCTGACCTGCCCGACCCACGCGAGATTTTTCGGCGACCTCGACGACCCCGACTCCGAAGTCTCGACGCTGGTGCGCGAGCGCGACGGCGGGCAGTTGATGCCGGAACTCGGCTACAACCCGACCAATCTCTACCTGAAACCGCGCAAGGCCGCGCAGGTGCCGCCCCACGACGCGCCCGCAGGCGCCGGCGGCGGCGATGGCGATGGCGGCAACGGCGGCGGTCTGGCGGAGCGCGTCAAGAACTGGGTCAACCGGGCGGTGGCCCGGTAG